The Ornithinimicrobium sufpigmenti genome includes the window CGGCGTGGGCAGCACGCCGGCGTCCAGCACGTCCACCCCGGCCGAGGCCAGACCGGCCATGACGGCGGCGGAGAGGAACTCGCCGGAGGCCCGGGGGTCGCGACCGACCACCGCGGTGGCCCGCTGGCCGCCGAACACGCTCTGGCCACCGAGCTCGTGCGCCACCGCGACCGACAGGTCGAGCGCCAGCTCTGCGGTGATGTCCTTGTTGGCCAGGCCCCGCACGCCGTCGGTGCCGAAGAGTCGTCCCATCCTGGGTCCTTAGTGTCGAGAAGGTGCTGTGGTCTCGCGTGCCGGCCAGGCGGCCGCAGTCGACTTGGCAGTATGCCGCACGCGAAAGGGGGCGCGACAGATGTCGCGCCCCCTTCGTGGTCGGTCCAGCAGGACCGGGAGGATCAGCGCTTGCTGTACTGCGGCGCCTTACGGGCCTTCTTCAGACCAGCCTTCTTGCGCTCCGGCACGCGGGCGTCACGGGTGAGCAGGCCGGCCTTCTTCAGGGCCGGGCGGTTCAGCTCCGGGTCCACGCCGTTGAGCGAGCGGGCCACGCCGAGACGGACCGCGCCGGCCTGACCGGAGGGGCCTCCGCCGTGCACGCGGACCAGCACGTCGTAGGCGCCGTCCAGCTCGAGCAGGGCCAGGGCCTCGCCGGCGATCTGCTGGTGCACCTTGTTGGGGAAGTACTCCTCCAGCGTGCGGCCGTTGATCCGCCACTCGCCGGTGCCCGGGATGATCCGGACGCGAGCCACGGCCTGCTTGCGGCGACCGGTGCCGGCGCCGGG containing:
- the rpsI gene encoding 30S ribosomal protein S9, giving the protein MTDTTLDVDTDEFDENAISEYTTESEAPTEEQAQRRSASVPGAGTGRRKQAVARVRIIPGTGEWRINGRTLEEYFPNKVHQQIAGEALALLELDGAYDVLVRVHGGGPSGQAGAVRLGVARSLNGVDPELNRPALKKAGLLTRDARVPERKKAGLKKARKAPQYSKR